One Rhododendron vialii isolate Sample 1 chromosome 2a, ASM3025357v1 genomic region harbors:
- the LOC131317385 gene encoding uncharacterized protein LOC131317385 → MRACVFWTIHDFPAYGMMSRWSTKGYLACPICNCDFSSVKLRSKIGYLGAHCWLPENHIWRRSKLFNGKFQDRTRPVELWKNKDTEKACKDLEDQELRKELDLKSKRERRLCNFLKSIKYPDGYAANISKCVNTRGGKLSGLKSHDCHVLLQRLLLIVRKSDLDKLQENIILVLCKFEKIFPPAFFDVMAYVCKECTTFCSMYLDGIETVFNRQERNDDGGEQEVGLKVFTQQIRPFSIIPRAPNVPVDQRDMAHWFVLNNSLEVEPYLEYVNELRKQGSPEATNELWSMANGPEPIINTYSGCISNGVRFLTIEWDNRHTTQNSGVVVEGEHEGQTINFYGFLTKVWEMAYLFGHRVVLFQCEWYNSGCSRFFRVDTHCSSIDVRSRWYKDDPFVFPSQVQQVFYIADTELGEHWKVVERIHH, encoded by the exons ATGCGTGCATGTGTGTTTTGGACCATCCACGACTTTCCTGCATATGGGATGATGTCTAGGTGGTCTACGAAGGGTTATTTGGCTTGTCCCATTTGCAATTGTGATTTCTCATCAGTTAAGTTGAGAAGTAAGATTGGATATTTGGGTGCCCACTGCTGGCTACCTGAGAACCACATTTGGCGAAGGAGCAAGCTCTTTAATGGTAAATTTCAGGATAGGACCAGACCTGTGGAGTT ATGGAAGAACAAGGATACGGAAAAGGCATGCAAGGATTTGGAGGATCAGGAATTACGCAAGGAGTTGGACCTAAAGAG caaaagagagagaaggcttTGCAATTTCTTAAAATCGATCAAGTACCCAGATGGATATGCAGCGAACATCTCTAAATGTGTGAACACTCGTGGTGGCAAGCTATCGGGGCTCAAAAGTCATGATTGTCATGTCCTTTTGCAAAGACTTCTCTTGATTG TGAGGAAGAGCGATTTGGATAAACTTCAGGAGAACATTATACTTGTGCTTTGcaagtttgaaaagattttcCCTCCCGCTTTCTTTGACGTAATG GCTTACGTTTGTAAAGAATGTACAACCTTTTGTTCTATGTATCTCGATGGAATTGAGACAGTGTTTAATCGCCAAGAACGGAATGACGATGGTGGTGAGCAAGAAGTGGGGTTAAAGGTTTTCACTCAGCAAATCCGTCCCTTTAGTATAATCCCGAGAGCACCTAATGTACCTGTCGACCAACGTGACATGGCTCATTGGTTTGTCTTGAACAATAGCCTTGAAGTAGAACCATATCTAGAGTAC GTGAATGAATTGCGGAAGCAAGGGTCTCCAGAAGCAACTAATGAGTTGTGGTCAATGGCCAACGGACCCGAGCCAATAATAAACACATATTCAGGGTGCATTTCTAATGGCGTCCGTTTCCTTACTATTGAATGGGACAACCGACATACAACTCAAAATAGTGGGGTGGTAGTGGAAGGGGAGCATGAAGGCCAGACAATAAACTTTTACGGTTTCTTAACTAAAGTATGGGAAATGGCCTATTTATTCGGTCATCGAGTTGTTTTGTTCCAGTGCGAATGGTACAATTCCGGTTGTAGTAGATTTTTTCGGGTTGATACACATTGCTCAAGTATTGATGTAAGAAGTCGATGGTATAAGGATGACCCATTTGTTTTTCCAAGTCAAGTCCAACAAGTATTCTACATTGCAGATACCGAGTTGGGTGAGCATTGGAAAGTAGTAGAACGAATTCACCATTAA
- the LOC131316656 gene encoding stress response protein NST1-like isoform X2, with translation MMTIVADHEKQRIAKEGNDDAGNGNEPNSNEGNEGTKKLDLCDLFEASHRLRDTNERINSTCQEKHMMAVIRDEVALSGTPLSVEELSIKCLRESKTKNYIRGLGNGPKPSAYLSKSNSQSTRQDQLQKLQRELDLIRDEQRREREEEKTQKEEEQRQHKEEQRRREDKYEEEKRRWEETQRRQDEERSILLKEMEVFKSFTSQMQNGGRGNMGAG, from the exons ATGATGACTATTGTG GCTGATcatgaaaaacaaagaattgcCAAGGAGGGAAATGATGATGCTGGAAACGGTAATGAGCCAAACAGTAATGAGGGTAATGAGGGAACAAAGAAGCTCGATTTATGCGATTTGTTCGAGGCATCACATAGATTGAGGGATACAAATGAACGGATCAATTCAACATGCCAAGAGAAACAT ATGATGGCGGTAATACGTGACGAGGTAGCTCTATCTGGCACTCCACTATCAGTTGAAGAACTTTCAATAAAGTGCCTCAGGGAGTCGAAGACAAAGAACTACATAAGAGGATTAGGGAATGGGCCAAAGCCATCTGCCTATCTTTCCAAATCCAACTCACAGTCAACACGCCAGGACCAGCTGCAAAAACTTCAACGTGAGTTGGATTTAATTCGTGATGAgcaaagaagagagagggaagaggagAAGACACAAAAGGAGGAGGAACAAAGACAACACAAGGAGGAACAAAGACGACGTGAGGACAAGTATGAGGAGGAGAAAAGGCGGTGGGAGGAGACCCAAAGGCGACAAGATGAGGAGCGGTCTATACTTCTAAAAGAGATGGAGGTATTCAAAAGCTTTACGAGCCAAATGCAAAATGGTGGACGAGGCAACATGGGAGCAGGGTGA
- the LOC131316656 gene encoding vicilin-like seed storage protein At2g18540 isoform X1, whose product MMTIVADHEKQRIAKEGNDDAGNGNEPNSNEGNEGTKKLDLCDLFEASHRLRDTNERINSTCQEKHEMMAVIRDEVALSGTPLSVEELSIKCLRESKTKNYIRGLGNGPKPSAYLSKSNSQSTRQDQLQKLQRELDLIRDEQRREREEEKTQKEEEQRQHKEEQRRREDKYEEEKRRWEETQRRQDEERSILLKEMEVFKSFTSQMQNGGRGNMGAG is encoded by the exons ATGATGACTATTGTG GCTGATcatgaaaaacaaagaattgcCAAGGAGGGAAATGATGATGCTGGAAACGGTAATGAGCCAAACAGTAATGAGGGTAATGAGGGAACAAAGAAGCTCGATTTATGCGATTTGTTCGAGGCATCACATAGATTGAGGGATACAAATGAACGGATCAATTCAACATGCCAAGAGAAACAT GAGATGATGGCGGTAATACGTGACGAGGTAGCTCTATCTGGCACTCCACTATCAGTTGAAGAACTTTCAATAAAGTGCCTCAGGGAGTCGAAGACAAAGAACTACATAAGAGGATTAGGGAATGGGCCAAAGCCATCTGCCTATCTTTCCAAATCCAACTCACAGTCAACACGCCAGGACCAGCTGCAAAAACTTCAACGTGAGTTGGATTTAATTCGTGATGAgcaaagaagagagagggaagaggagAAGACACAAAAGGAGGAGGAACAAAGACAACACAAGGAGGAACAAAGACGACGTGAGGACAAGTATGAGGAGGAGAAAAGGCGGTGGGAGGAGACCCAAAGGCGACAAGATGAGGAGCGGTCTATACTTCTAAAAGAGATGGAGGTATTCAAAAGCTTTACGAGCCAAATGCAAAATGGTGGACGAGGCAACATGGGAGCAGGGTGA